AACAATCTCGGGAAAACGACCTTCAAAGCTCCACAACTCAGCCAACTGTCTTCCCAGAAAGAGATACCCTTCCCATCACCAACATCCCACTGAAAACCATCTCCAAAACTTCTTCCCCAACCCTCCGAAGCCCACACCTCcatcaaatctttccaccaaaggGAACCCTTTCTGATTTTACCCACCTCTCTCAAATTTCTCCAACCACCATATTTAGAAACAATGATTTCTTTCCACAAACCTCATTTATCCGTACCCAACCTCCAAATCCACTTACCTAACAAAGCCAGATTAAACTTCCTAAGGTCAATAACACCAAGGCCCCCATAATCACGAGGCTCACAAACTTTTTTCCAGGAGACCCAAGCGATCTTCCTACCATCAGAACCCCACCCCCAAAGGAAATTCCTTTGTAGCCGAACTAGCTTCTCTGCCACCACGGTAACTTGAATAGTGACATAAAAAATAGCGGAATTGAAGACATAACAGACTTTATCAAACAAATCCTCCCAGCCAAAGATAAACACCTACCTCTCCACCTTGAAAGTTTACCCTGAACTCTCTTTAACACCCCGCTCCAAAAAGCACCACGCTTATGACTTCCTCCTACCGGCAATCCTAAATAAACAAACGGGGTCACCATCACTTTACAATTAAGAATAGCCGCAAAATGTTGAAGCAAGCTCTAACTCAACCCCAACCCGCCAATTCTACTTTTCAAAAAATTCACCTTAAGCCCAGAGGCGAGCTCGAAGCAGAGTAGAATCGCCTTAATATTGAATACACTTTTTGTATTAGCTTCACAAAAGAATAAGGTGTCGTCAGCATATTGTAACATATTTACTTTCACATTAGCCTTGTCAACCACCAAACTGTCAATCAAACTCTTCTCTTCTGCCATCCTAGAAACCCCAGTCAATCCTTCCGCAACTATAAGAAAAAGAAACGGGGCAAGCGGATCGCCTTGACGAAGTCCCTTCCTAGGAATAAACTCCCTAGTTGGGCTACCGTTCACAAGCACAGAGACTGAAGCAGATTCTAGGCAACCTTTTATCCAGCGAATCCATTGGACACAAAAGCCCAGCCTTTCAAGCATATAATAAAGAAAATCCCAACTTACCGAGTCATATGCCTTCTCGTAGTCAACTTTGAAGAAAACACAActcttccttttccttttatattCTTCCAACACCTCATTAGCCACTAACACACTGTCTAACAAGCCCCTACCTTCCAGGAAAGTTGACTGTCTAAAATCAATAACTTTACTTATCACCTTTTTCAGGCGTAAAGACAATGCTTTGGAGATAATCTTATAGAGACATCCAACTAACGAAATAGGCCTGAATTCGCCAAGTTGCTGGGGATTTTCGACTTTTGGAACTAAACATAGGAATGAAGCATTTGAGCCTCTAGGCCAATTACTCTTAGACGCAAAATCCTTCACTGCTGACAACACATCCAACTTTATAATTTCCCAACAATGCtttaagaaaccaaaattaaaaccaTCAGGGCCAGGACTCTTAGAGCTATCACAATTCCATACCGCACCCCTTATTTCATCTTCAGAGAAGTCTGCAATCAACAACTCATTGTCCTCCTCCGAAATAGAGTTGAACCTAACATTATCCAACCTTACCTGACACCCTTCTTTTCTGGCAAACCTATCCTCAAAGTAAACACGGACCTTGTCCTTGATCACCTCCTTATCCTCACACCACCGGCCGTCAACAAACATTCTATGTAACTCGTTTCTCGCCTTTCTCCACTTCACAGACGAGTGAAAGAACTTTGTGTTAAGATCTCCCTGTTTCAACCACTTTTGTCTTGCTTTTTGGGACATGATTGCCTCTTGTTTAAACATAACTTTATTAAGGTCAGCTAACAAAGATATTCTTTCCTCCCTTTCTGATTCATCCAAGCCTCTATCATCAAGAAAGAGACCCGAGCGAATCTATACAAGAGATTTAGACCACCTCGGACAACAAATAAAT
The sequence above is a segment of the Phaseolus vulgaris cultivar G19833 chromosome 2, P. vulgaris v2.0, whole genome shotgun sequence genome. Coding sequences within it:
- the LOC137809507 gene encoding uncharacterized protein encodes the protein MSQKARQKWLKQGDLNTKFFHSSVKWRKARNELHRMFVDGRWCEDKEVIKDKVRVYFEDRFARKEGCQVRLDNVRFNSISEEDNELLIADFSEDEIRGAVWNCDSSKSPGPDGFNFGFLKHCWEIIKLDVLSAVKDFASKSNWPRGSNASFLCLVPKVENPQQLGEFRPISLVGCLYKIISKALSLRLKKVISKVIDFRQSTFLEGRGLLDSVLVANEVLEEYKRKRKSCVFFKVDYEKAYDSVSWDFLYYMLERLGFCVQWIRWIKGCLESASVSVLVNGSPTREFIPRKGLRQGDPLAPFLFLIVAEGLTGVSRMAEEKSLIDSLVVDKANVKVNMLQYADDTLFFCEANTKSVFNIKAILLCFELASGLKVNFLKRLPVGGSHKRGAFWSGVLKRVQGKLSRWRVTVVAEKLVRLQRNFLWGWGSDGRKIAWVSWKKVCEPRDYGGLGVIDLRKFNLALLEIIVSKYGGWRNLREVGKIRKGSLWWKDLMEVWASEGWGRSFGDGFQWDVGDGKGISFWEDSWLSCGALKVVFPRLFSLSMAKDAKVAELGNWIDGVWVWHFVWRRSFFEWEKPLEEQLVQLLQGAKLELGKEDCWIWKAGGFKTFTVNSAYVQVRKDTVGEVPPVYSKLWRCKALPSALFTAWRVIENKVATRVNLERRGVVIENPLCCLCGMVEELSSHLFSVCDFAWRVWCLCFKWLGVVIHKDPLANFLQFRLSQASDSVNDVLGCNLGWSCEWYLES